One window of Erinaceus europaeus chromosome 6, mEriEur2.1, whole genome shotgun sequence genomic DNA carries:
- the RFLNA gene encoding refilin-A, giving the protein MVGQLHLQGMEESLKERGREGLLDSPDSGLPPSPSPSPPFYSLAPGPLDARAGGTPGDPPGPGEARAPPPLPPTTPGGLETRPRMLPVAFGERIEVDPTPAHRICCNSEVRYASEQHFRDKVFYTPVPTVTAYSETILAAPGGSWRRYRSQLTLEPRPRARLFRSTTIIFPKHARSSFRTTLHCSLGRAPRRYAASVQLQPRVPPGAPQP; this is encoded by the exons ATGGTGGGCCAGCTGCATCTGCAGGGCATGGAGGAGAGCCTCAAGGAGCGCGGCCGGGAGGGCCTACTGGACAGCCCCGACTCGGggctgccccccagccccagccctagcCCCCCATTCTACTCGCTGGCACCGGGACCCCTGGACGCCCGCGCGGGGGGGACCCCCGGTGATCCTCCCGGACCCGGCGAGGCCCGAGCG CCCCCACCACTGCCCCCCACAACCCCAGGGGGGCTGGAGACTCGGCCCCGGATGCTGCCCGTGGCCTTTGGGGAGAGGATAGAGGTGGACCCCACGCCCGCACACAGGATCTG cTGCAACTCGGAGGTGAGGTACGCCTCGGAACAGCACTTCCGGGACAAGGTGTTCTACACGCCGGTGCCCACGGTCACGGCCTACAGCGAGACCATCCTGGCAGCCCCCGGAGGCTCATGGCGGCGCTACCGCAGCCAGCTGACCCTGGAGCCTAGGCCCCGCGCCCGCCTCTTCCGCAGCACCACCATCATCTTCCCCAAGCACGCCCGAAGCTCTTTCCGGACCACCCTGCACTGCAGCCTGGGCCGGGCCCCCCGCCGCTATGCTGCCAGCGTGCAGCTGCAGCCCCGTGTGCCCCCTGGCGCTCCCCAGCCCTAG